The Hahella sp. HNIBRBA332 genome window below encodes:
- the waaF gene encoding lipopolysaccharide heptosyltransferase II, which yields MNILIIGPSWVGDMVMAQSLFKVLVRLYPDAQIDVLAPGWSRPILEAMPEVRDAIDMPVGHGKLMLKARRELAASLKAKDYAWSIVLPNSLKSALIPWFASIPRRTGWRGEMRYGLLNDIRKLDKAQFPLMIERFVALAYDNGQADLSRIPNPELKPDAKLTADVCAKYAVDADGTPILGLCPGAEFGAAKQWPAEHYAAVARHYLRDGWRVWLFGSTNDKPVCEEIATASGSVGVVNFAGLTSLQEAVALLSLTSRVVSNDSGLMHVAAALGRPLVAVYGSTSPDFTPPLTEHKQIVRLGLDCSPCFERTCPLGHYNCLKQLPAQQVISALDKLPCGSDSQEVAPLA from the coding sequence TTGAATATTCTGATTATCGGGCCCTCTTGGGTTGGCGATATGGTGATGGCGCAAAGCCTTTTTAAAGTGCTTGTGCGCCTTTACCCGGACGCTCAAATAGACGTCCTTGCTCCAGGCTGGAGTCGCCCAATTCTTGAGGCTATGCCGGAAGTGAGGGACGCCATCGATATGCCGGTGGGGCATGGCAAGCTGATGTTGAAGGCGCGGCGGGAACTGGCTGCGTCTTTAAAGGCTAAGGACTACGCTTGGTCCATTGTTCTTCCTAACTCATTGAAGTCCGCCTTAATTCCCTGGTTTGCGAGCATACCAAGGCGTACTGGTTGGCGGGGAGAAATGCGTTATGGCTTGTTGAATGACATTCGTAAGCTTGATAAAGCGCAGTTCCCGCTGATGATCGAGCGCTTTGTGGCGCTTGCCTATGATAATGGACAAGCTGACTTAAGCCGTATACCCAACCCAGAGTTGAAACCTGATGCGAAGCTTACGGCGGACGTGTGCGCTAAGTACGCCGTAGACGCGGATGGGACGCCAATTTTGGGGTTATGTCCCGGCGCTGAATTTGGCGCCGCCAAGCAGTGGCCTGCGGAGCATTATGCGGCCGTTGCGCGCCATTATCTGCGAGACGGATGGCGCGTCTGGTTGTTTGGCTCCACCAATGACAAACCTGTTTGCGAAGAAATAGCGACGGCCTCAGGCTCTGTCGGTGTTGTGAACTTTGCTGGCTTGACGAGTCTGCAGGAAGCCGTCGCGTTGTTGTCATTAACCTCTCGCGTCGTTAGTAACGATTCAGGCCTAATGCATGTTGCTGCAGCCTTAGGGCGTCCTCTGGTCGCCGTTTACGGCTCTACCTCTCCAGACTTTACGCCGCCACTTACTGAGCACAAGCAAATCGTTCGCTTGGGTCTGGACTGCAGTCCCTGTTTTGAACGTACTTGCCCTTTGGGACATTATAACTGCCTCAAACAGTTACCAGCGCAACAGGTCATCTCTGCGTTGGATAAGTTGCCTTGTGGTTCCGACAGTCAGGAAGTTGCGCCCCTTGCCTAA
- the rfaQ gene encoding putative lipopolysaccharide heptosyltransferase III encodes MSYLPDAINFSQIKRILVTKLRHHGDVLLTTPVIHTIKQQHPHIEIDLLIYADTKALVEHNPELSQIFCIDKKWRKLPLLRHLQAERTLRKQLQGRQYDLLVHLTDHWRGAKLARALKTPYSVAAKYPKRAKSFWWKKSFTHLYPLPETPRHTVEINLDSLRRVGLYPESQHKQLVLQTSNQAKESVEGLLKQFKLDKYWIIHPTSRWMFKSWPVEKNIELIKMLQKANVPLIMTAAPDARELEMIQQINAGLEKPPVTLAGELSLDQLTALIAQSSGFIGVDTAPMHMAAALDKPVVALFGPSDEKKWAPWGDKSKVIAHSGFSCRSCELDGCGGGKLSECLSSIEADTVFQTVKSYLSDKEA; translated from the coding sequence ATGAGCTACTTGCCCGACGCGATTAATTTTTCCCAGATCAAACGAATTCTGGTCACCAAACTACGTCATCACGGTGACGTACTATTGACGACCCCAGTCATTCACACGATTAAACAACAGCATCCGCACATTGAAATAGATCTGCTCATTTATGCTGACACCAAAGCGCTGGTTGAGCACAATCCCGAGTTAAGCCAAATATTTTGCATTGATAAAAAGTGGCGTAAACTTCCGCTGCTTCGGCACCTGCAGGCGGAAAGGACACTACGAAAACAACTGCAAGGACGACAGTACGACTTGTTAGTCCATCTTACAGACCACTGGCGAGGCGCAAAGTTGGCGAGAGCGTTAAAAACGCCCTACTCTGTGGCGGCCAAGTATCCTAAGCGCGCCAAGTCATTCTGGTGGAAAAAAAGCTTCACTCATTTATATCCTCTCCCCGAGACACCACGACATACTGTGGAAATCAATCTGGATTCACTCAGACGAGTTGGCCTTTACCCCGAATCTCAGCATAAACAGCTTGTATTGCAGACAAGTAACCAAGCGAAAGAATCTGTGGAAGGGCTGCTGAAGCAATTCAAGTTGGATAAATACTGGATTATTCACCCAACTTCCCGTTGGATGTTCAAGAGCTGGCCGGTTGAGAAAAACATAGAGCTAATCAAGATGCTCCAAAAAGCGAACGTTCCGCTAATTATGACAGCAGCGCCGGACGCACGGGAGCTAGAGATGATCCAGCAAATAAATGCAGGTCTTGAAAAGCCGCCTGTTACTCTGGCGGGGGAGCTGTCATTAGACCAGCTGACCGCTCTAATCGCCCAAAGCAGCGGGTTCATCGGCGTCGATACGGCCCCAATGCACATGGCGGCCGCATTGGATAAGCCAGTTGTTGCGCTTTTTGGTCCCTCTGACGAGAAGAAATGGGCGCCGTGGGGAGATAAGTCAAAAGTAATCGCCCACAGCGGCTTTAGTTGTCGCTCATGCGAGCTGGATGGCTGCGGTGGAGGCAAACTCAGTGAGTGCCTCTCCAGCATTGAAGCCGATACAGTATTTCAGACCGTTAAAAGTTATCTATCTGATAAGGAAGCATAG
- a CDS encoding glycosyltransferase family A protein, producing MNRISVVIPTYNRPQYINTTVDMVLRQTHPPYEIIVVDNGTEPCQLEQDFPDTVRLYRIMSRAGAAQARNFGACMAGGEFIAFLDDDDIWEAQYLEKIQKVIDEDKPDLVVAKLDKLLNGEVLPFKNPVNTPRISGFIYQNPGYTGSSVTIRKSAFIERGGYDPRFRNGQDKEIAINFLMNGKKIVHAPEAQAIIRLHADERLTYSNNFITTARLLREKYPEMYNSYIYLKSLRQALTKPKQTPLKDKCAAALLKVCLGLMKPFYKRK from the coding sequence GTGAATAGAATATCGGTTGTCATTCCTACCTATAATCGGCCGCAGTATATCAATACAACCGTAGATATGGTGCTGCGACAAACTCATCCTCCCTATGAGATTATTGTCGTCGACAACGGCACCGAACCGTGTCAGCTAGAACAGGATTTTCCTGATACGGTACGGCTATATCGTATTATGAGTCGTGCAGGAGCGGCTCAAGCCAGAAATTTCGGCGCGTGCATGGCTGGAGGGGAGTTTATTGCTTTTCTTGACGATGATGATATTTGGGAAGCGCAGTATCTAGAGAAAATTCAGAAAGTTATTGATGAAGATAAGCCTGATCTGGTTGTTGCGAAATTGGATAAACTTTTGAATGGAGAGGTGCTGCCATTCAAGAATCCCGTTAATACGCCGAGAATATCTGGTTTTATATATCAAAATCCTGGTTATACAGGTTCCTCTGTGACTATAAGGAAAAGCGCCTTTATTGAGCGGGGCGGTTATGACCCACGTTTTCGAAATGGGCAGGACAAGGAGATCGCTATTAACTTTCTGATGAATGGAAAGAAAATTGTTCACGCGCCGGAGGCGCAAGCCATCATCCGCCTGCATGCAGATGAGCGACTGACATATAGCAATAACTTTATAACGACCGCTCGATTATTGAGAGAAAAATACCCAGAGATGTATAACTCATATATCTACTTGAAGTCTTTAAGACAAGCGCTTACGAAGCCTAAGCAAACACCGTTGAAGGATAAATGCGCCGCTGCTCTTCTTAAAGTCTGTCTTGGGTTGATGAAGCCTTTCTACAAAAGAAAGTAG
- a CDS encoding O-antigen ligase — protein sequence MLLAVIVGTPLLEGVRNTGLVGFMAIWLVNRFRAKDFKLAWDRWDLAVILFAFSMFATQLVVALQDDLATKVSHVLRYLILFFMLRYSQFSTRQYWLILTALTLSIFAGMAWSWPDYLSTHSFIVLRLPNIQHVNHASLYVLIVFQFLLSSFLYILFRRRWLLFAVLAVSLAVVGAWLMAASSRAAIGVAALSVGVALIPVVMRSRKIAVIVLAVLMSCSAVLITLFPGVVAKQNQWSAVFEGKLTPRERIWNTALEAYPEAPLLGRGYNEYKQLTEDYIKEVAKSRGETYNPDRFWFVEHAHNVYLTWLVEHGGVGLFCLLFFFLVWLITLFQDFPRLREDPIFACWWAIAMNTLLTLTVAGLVTTTMRRDTAFIALMALGLYLSYSRWGARRNDS from the coding sequence TTGCTGTTGGCGGTTATCGTTGGTACGCCATTGCTTGAGGGGGTGCGCAATACCGGTTTAGTTGGCTTCATGGCGATTTGGCTTGTCAATCGCTTTCGTGCTAAAGACTTCAAACTGGCGTGGGATAGATGGGACCTGGCAGTAATATTATTTGCCTTTAGCATGTTTGCCACCCAGCTGGTGGTTGCGCTGCAGGATGATCTGGCGACAAAAGTTTCTCACGTCCTTCGTTACTTGATTTTGTTTTTCATGCTGAGGTATTCGCAGTTTTCAACGCGACAGTATTGGTTGATATTGACGGCTCTGACCCTATCTATCTTTGCAGGTATGGCGTGGAGCTGGCCTGACTATCTGAGTACTCACAGTTTTATCGTTCTGCGTTTGCCAAATATTCAGCATGTCAACCACGCGTCATTGTATGTATTGATCGTATTTCAGTTTCTTCTATCCAGTTTCTTATACATTTTATTTCGTAGGCGTTGGTTGCTATTTGCCGTGCTGGCGGTGTCTTTAGCCGTAGTTGGTGCTTGGTTGATGGCGGCCAGTAGTCGTGCTGCGATTGGCGTTGCAGCCTTATCCGTGGGAGTCGCATTGATTCCAGTTGTTATGCGGAGCAGAAAAATCGCGGTAATCGTCCTTGCTGTCTTAATGAGCTGCTCTGCTGTACTGATAACGCTTTTTCCTGGCGTTGTCGCCAAACAGAATCAGTGGTCCGCTGTATTTGAGGGCAAACTGACTCCCAGGGAGAGAATATGGAATACCGCATTAGAGGCATATCCTGAAGCGCCATTGTTGGGACGAGGTTACAACGAGTATAAGCAGTTAACAGAAGATTATATAAAAGAGGTCGCTAAGAGTCGGGGAGAAACATACAATCCTGACCGTTTTTGGTTTGTGGAGCATGCTCATAATGTCTATCTGACTTGGCTGGTTGAGCACGGTGGGGTGGGTTTATTTTGTCTTTTGTTTTTTTTCCTGGTTTGGCTGATTACGTTATTTCAGGATTTCCCCAGGCTTAGGGAAGATCCAATATTTGCTTGCTGGTGGGCCATTGCAATGAATACTCTGCTGACGTTAACTGTGGCGGGGTTAGTAACCACGACAATGCGAAGAGATACCGCGTTTATAGCTCTGATGGCGCTGGGTTTGTATTTAAGCTACTCCAGATGGGGAGCAAGGCGGAATGATAGTTGA
- a CDS encoding glycosyltransferase family A protein — protein MEKQTGRSLDRVERKQWRFELYLKMRSLVSNQCGVDVGSGSPIVSLTSYPPRFAQLHICLESILNQSVQPSRLLLWIAKQDMSKLPKKISKLQDRGLEIKECEDIKSYKKLIFALEEYPQSSIVTADDDILYPHDWLATLYEAHKSNPAQIICHRARYITFNAVGELNQYRYWPNIQGRESGKSVIPVGTGGVLYPPCSFAPPVFDSACFMEICAHGDDLWFKAMSALASTNCLKLDHFKRNFFETKGAHLSALQNANLNGRNDKQIAAVFSRFDVIAKLK, from the coding sequence TTGGAAAAGCAAACTGGACGCAGCTTAGATAGAGTTGAACGCAAGCAATGGCGTTTTGAGCTGTATTTAAAAATGAGGTCTTTGGTGTCCAATCAATGTGGAGTGGATGTTGGCTCAGGTTCGCCCATTGTCAGTTTAACCAGTTATCCGCCAAGATTTGCTCAATTACATATCTGTTTGGAGTCTATCTTAAATCAAAGCGTCCAGCCGTCCAGATTGCTACTTTGGATTGCGAAGCAGGACATGAGCAAGTTGCCAAAAAAGATTTCCAAGCTTCAGGATCGAGGCTTGGAAATTAAGGAATGCGAGGATATTAAGTCCTATAAAAAACTGATATTCGCGCTGGAAGAATACCCGCAGTCGTCCATCGTAACGGCCGATGATGACATATTGTATCCACATGACTGGCTGGCGACCTTATATGAAGCTCATAAGTCCAATCCCGCTCAGATTATATGCCATCGCGCCCGCTATATTACTTTCAATGCAGTGGGGGAACTCAACCAATACCGGTATTGGCCTAATATTCAAGGACGTGAATCAGGGAAGAGCGTCATTCCTGTAGGTACTGGAGGAGTGCTTTATCCTCCTTGCAGCTTTGCTCCCCCGGTTTTCGACTCGGCGTGCTTCATGGAAATTTGCGCCCATGGCGACGACCTTTGGTTTAAGGCTATGTCAGCGCTGGCGTCAACTAATTGCCTGAAATTGGACCACTTTAAGCGTAATTTCTTTGAAACGAAGGGGGCGCACTTGAGCGCTTTACAAAACGCGAATCTAAATGGTCGGAACGACAAGCAGATTGCCGCTGTTTTCTCTAGGTTCGATGTTATCGCCAAATTGAAATGA
- a CDS encoding glycosyltransferase family 4 protein, which yields MKTARSGVQGELKICIYTDTFFPRQGGAQVVLHHLATELTRRGIKVVVLAPHFRGDEICDDDYEYRVVRFKAPGSKKIGNRMVLLDLLRLYLSFKFDLLHCHAAYPQTFVARSFKRLVSVPVVCRPHGNDIVPDGGIRKSRYVEKRLRLGMKSVDIFVAQGAYMKSVLMELMAPENKIVVINNGVDNNILTASQNMAGSCGHYALAMGRLSSVKGFDNLIRAMAKTSDPKITLKIAGHGPDTELLGTLIRKLGLNERVELLGHVDGEEKVRLLKGARLFINSSRKEAYSNAIVEAIAMHIPVIASDVGGNREIIEHSVTGLTYPVEDTDQLAEAISVLWHDGDLRKSLAEKAYSSVRPSSWRNIATQYEEIYRSLAC from the coding sequence ATGAAGACCGCTAGGTCAGGTGTGCAAGGAGAGCTCAAAATATGTATTTATACGGACACTTTTTTCCCCCGTCAGGGGGGCGCGCAAGTGGTGCTGCATCATCTGGCGACCGAGCTCACTAGACGGGGCATTAAGGTTGTGGTCCTGGCCCCACATTTCAGAGGTGACGAAATCTGTGATGATGATTACGAATACAGAGTTGTAAGGTTTAAAGCGCCAGGGTCGAAAAAAATCGGAAATAGGATGGTTCTTTTAGATCTGCTCAGGTTGTATCTATCCTTTAAGTTTGACCTTCTTCACTGTCATGCAGCATACCCTCAGACCTTTGTCGCCAGGAGCTTTAAGCGTCTTGTCAGTGTCCCTGTAGTTTGTCGCCCTCATGGGAATGATATTGTGCCTGATGGTGGGATAAGGAAAAGCCGCTATGTAGAGAAGCGCTTGAGACTGGGAATGAAATCGGTTGATATCTTCGTCGCACAAGGCGCTTACATGAAGTCTGTGTTGATGGAGTTGATGGCGCCGGAAAACAAAATTGTGGTTATCAATAATGGTGTCGACAACAATATTCTTACTGCCTCGCAAAATATGGCGGGTAGTTGCGGACACTATGCGCTTGCAATGGGGCGTCTGAGTTCAGTTAAAGGGTTTGATAACCTGATTAGAGCAATGGCTAAAACGTCTGACCCTAAAATCACATTGAAAATAGCGGGGCACGGACCGGATACCGAGCTACTTGGTACGCTGATCAGGAAGTTGGGATTAAATGAGCGGGTAGAGCTGCTTGGGCATGTTGACGGGGAAGAAAAGGTAAGGTTGCTGAAAGGTGCGCGCCTTTTCATAAATTCTTCACGTAAAGAAGCGTATTCAAATGCAATTGTTGAAGCAATTGCTATGCATATACCTGTTATAGCTTCGGATGTTGGCGGTAATCGAGAGATAATTGAGCATAGCGTCACAGGATTAACTTACCCTGTAGAAGACACGGACCAATTAGCAGAAGCAATTTCGGTCTTATGGCATGACGGAGATTTAAGAAAAAGTCTTGCTGAGAAGGCTTATTCTAGTGTCCGCCCATCAAGCTGGCGTAATATCGCTACCCAATATGAAGAAATCTACCGGTCGTTGGCATGTTAG
- a CDS encoding glycosyltransferase family 2 protein, whose protein sequence is MKPYPKLLSVTIITLNESARIKACIESVAFADEVVVIDSGSVDDTREIAKSLGARVIEKSWQGYGKQKQFAVEQAVNDWVLCLDADERVTPELAKEIRAVMQNPAYSGYAMPRCNRFMGRWLRHGEGYPDLSLRLFDRSKGRWSDDPIHEKVVLESEAGRLNGDLLHFSEDGVSTYLEKQNRYTTLQAHELKRRGKKFSLVQLILSPLFRFMKFYFLKRGFLDGAPGLIHIVVGCMNSFFKYAKLRELGGNEDR, encoded by the coding sequence GTGAAGCCTTATCCAAAGTTATTGAGTGTGACTATTATTACGCTTAATGAATCTGCACGAATAAAAGCCTGTATTGAAAGTGTCGCTTTCGCTGACGAAGTGGTGGTCATTGACTCAGGAAGTGTTGACGATACTCGAGAAATCGCAAAGTCGCTTGGCGCCAGGGTGATAGAAAAATCATGGCAGGGCTATGGCAAGCAAAAACAGTTTGCTGTTGAGCAAGCTGTGAATGATTGGGTGTTGTGTCTGGATGCGGATGAGCGTGTGACGCCTGAGCTGGCGAAAGAAATTCGCGCAGTAATGCAAAATCCAGCTTATTCGGGCTACGCGATGCCGAGATGCAATAGATTCATGGGGCGCTGGCTCAGACATGGAGAAGGCTATCCTGATTTGAGTTTGCGTTTGTTTGACCGCTCTAAAGGGCGTTGGAGTGATGACCCCATCCATGAAAAAGTAGTTTTGGAGTCGGAAGCTGGACGTTTAAACGGGGACTTGCTGCATTTCTCGGAGGATGGAGTCTCTACCTACTTGGAAAAGCAAAACCGTTATACGACGTTGCAGGCTCATGAGCTGAAGCGAAGAGGGAAAAAATTCTCTCTTGTTCAACTAATACTTAGCCCATTATTTCGTTTCATGAAGTTTTATTTTCTTAAACGAGGCTTCTTGGATGGCGCGCCAGGGCTAATTCACATAGTAGTAGGTTGTATGAATAGTTTCTTTAAGTACGCCAAGTTGCGAGAGTTGGGCGGAAATGAAGACCGCTAG
- a CDS encoding glycosyltransferase gives MKLNILHTESSCGWGGQELRILGESEGFIAEGHKVTIVCPEHAPIYAAAQKRGIPVFPVPIERKNFKGLLAAYRWLKSNPPMIVNTHSSTDSWLFTLASRWLSKRPAVVRSRHVSAPVHDNWPTTWLYAKGADYIVTTGDTLRDYLTCQPRFAKQKVVSIPTGLEIDKYPLAEDKDQAKTILGLPVDRPVIGKVAIMRDWKGHSYLVDAFAELLKSGSSAHLLLVGGGEEFDNVQKQIAALGIGEHVTLTGTVDNVLDYLHAMDLFVLASYDNEGVPQSIMQAMLTGLPIVATDVGSVREIVVENETGLMIPPRNEKAMTAAMTQMISDREHLRTMGRNARKFGEERFSRELMVERMEKVFSEAYASLSDR, from the coding sequence TTGAAACTCAATATCCTTCACACCGAGTCTTCCTGTGGATGGGGCGGCCAGGAGTTAAGAATCTTAGGGGAGAGCGAAGGGTTCATTGCGGAAGGGCATAAAGTAACCATCGTTTGTCCAGAGCATGCCCCGATATATGCGGCGGCTCAAAAGCGAGGCATTCCCGTTTTTCCAGTGCCCATTGAGCGCAAGAATTTTAAGGGCTTATTGGCGGCCTATCGCTGGCTGAAAAGCAACCCTCCCATGATTGTTAACACGCATAGCTCCACCGATAGCTGGCTTTTCACTCTGGCGAGTCGCTGGTTAAGCAAACGTCCTGCTGTAGTTCGTTCGCGGCATGTTTCCGCCCCTGTCCATGATAATTGGCCCACCACTTGGCTATACGCGAAAGGCGCTGATTACATTGTCACAACCGGAGACACGTTGAGAGACTATTTAACTTGCCAGCCGAGATTCGCCAAGCAAAAGGTGGTTTCGATTCCGACTGGGTTGGAGATCGATAAATATCCGCTTGCGGAAGATAAGGATCAGGCCAAAACTATACTTGGACTGCCTGTGGATCGTCCTGTGATCGGAAAAGTTGCGATCATGCGAGACTGGAAAGGACATAGCTATCTTGTTGATGCATTTGCCGAACTATTAAAGTCGGGAAGTTCTGCGCACCTACTGTTGGTCGGTGGCGGTGAAGAGTTTGATAATGTACAGAAGCAAATTGCGGCTTTAGGTATCGGCGAGCACGTCACTTTGACTGGTACGGTGGATAATGTGTTGGATTATCTACATGCTATGGATTTATTCGTGCTGGCTTCCTATGACAACGAAGGGGTGCCTCAAAGTATTATGCAGGCGATGTTAACTGGGCTGCCAATCGTCGCCACGGACGTAGGAAGTGTTCGGGAAATCGTCGTGGAGAACGAAACCGGCCTGATGATTCCGCCCAGAAACGAGAAGGCGATGACTGCCGCCATGACGCAAATGATCTCAGATAGAGAGCATTTACGCACGATGGGGCGCAACGCCCGTAAATTTGGAGAAGAACGCTTTTCCCGTGAATTGATGGTGGAGCGTATGGAGAAAGTATTCTCCGAAGCCTATGCTTCCTTATCAGATAGATAA
- a CDS encoding glycosyltransferase family 4 protein, producing MSNLCICFYTDVFLPSIGGAQTVLHHLATECSKLGIRVVVLAPAPKRRKYDDSQYAYDVVRFKAPRSKKFGNRLRLIDLYKVYRKYRFNVLHCHAAYPQTFVARELRRWMNFPVICRPHGSDIVPEGGIRKSDYATGRMRKGLDIVDRFIAQCRYMADVMEDFGISSERINIINNGVSLEDFSSVEPFKAEKPYAISVANLIPRKGFDIMLKAFAKLERKDIEFRIVGRGDNTEKYEKLAEELGIADRVIFHGPKIGGEKIALLKGATVFLSASRKEPYSNSLLEAMAAGLPVIASAVDGCLEMVTPGVNGWLFPSEDIDAMAHLIEQAFADRPLMQKTSASTIEYIAKHDWPIVAQQYIDLYREALGSRTNSHK from the coding sequence ATGTCCAATCTCTGTATCTGCTTTTACACTGACGTATTTTTGCCATCTATTGGAGGGGCGCAGACAGTGCTCCATCATTTGGCCACAGAATGTAGTAAGCTCGGTATTCGAGTTGTTGTTTTGGCGCCGGCGCCGAAAAGAAGAAAGTACGACGACAGTCAGTATGCTTATGATGTGGTGCGATTCAAAGCCCCGAGATCAAAAAAGTTCGGAAACCGGTTGAGACTCATAGACCTTTACAAGGTATATCGAAAGTACCGGTTTAATGTGCTGCATTGCCATGCCGCCTATCCGCAGACCTTTGTCGCACGTGAGCTGCGTCGATGGATGAACTTTCCAGTTATTTGTCGTCCTCATGGCAGTGATATTGTGCCGGAAGGCGGTATTCGCAAGAGCGATTATGCGACGGGCCGGATGCGAAAGGGGCTAGATATTGTTGACCGCTTTATTGCCCAGTGCCGCTATATGGCGGATGTAATGGAAGACTTTGGCATTTCTTCCGAGCGTATAAACATTATTAATAACGGAGTCAGTCTGGAAGACTTCTCAAGCGTTGAGCCTTTTAAGGCGGAAAAACCATACGCTATCAGCGTCGCCAACCTAATTCCCAGAAAGGGCTTCGATATCATGCTGAAAGCCTTTGCAAAACTGGAGCGGAAGGATATCGAGTTCAGGATCGTGGGGCGTGGCGACAACACCGAAAAGTATGAAAAGTTAGCAGAAGAACTGGGGATAGCTGATAGGGTTATCTTCCACGGGCCTAAAATTGGTGGTGAAAAAATTGCGTTGCTGAAAGGCGCAACGGTATTTCTTTCGGCATCCCGCAAAGAGCCGTATTCGAACTCGTTGTTAGAGGCAATGGCTGCGGGATTGCCGGTCATCGCCAGCGCTGTGGATGGATGCTTGGAAATGGTGACGCCAGGTGTAAATGGCTGGTTATTTCCCAGTGAAGATATAGATGCTATGGCTCATCTGATAGAACAAGCTTTTGCTGATCGGCCGCTGATGCAAAAGACCTCTGCATCTACAATCGAGTATATTGCGAAGCATGACTGGCCAATAGTCGCTCAACAATATATTGACCTTTATCGTGAGGCGCTTGGCTCACGAACAAATTCCCACAAGTGA
- the waaC gene encoding lipopolysaccharide heptosyltransferase I, which produces MPKVLLVKMSSLGDVVHTLPAVTEAAVNVPGLQLDWVVEEAFAEIPTWHPSVNKVIPAALRRWRKNPYGALRTGEWASFGEKLKSDYDVVIDAQGLLKSALIAKKVGAEIVGYDRTSVREPLSSVFYHRRYSVAKQMHAVERTRELFAQGLGYAKRGEPEYGLKINAAESEDTGPTIMFLHGTTWRTKHWPETFWIDLARRCREAGFNVWAAWGNEEEKARAERLEASTGVRVLPRMPLKGIAEHIAKAQVIVTVDTGLGHLAAALAKPTIALYGPTNPSLTGIYGAQQTSLGSSYHCAPCMQKHCRYEVLGDKFDHPPCWNELSPEVIWERVMKLVDRERIT; this is translated from the coding sequence TTGCCTAAAGTTCTACTGGTGAAAATGTCTTCCTTAGGAGATGTCGTACATACGCTGCCCGCAGTCACTGAGGCTGCGGTGAACGTACCGGGCTTACAATTGGACTGGGTGGTTGAGGAAGCTTTCGCAGAAATCCCTACCTGGCATCCGTCTGTCAACAAGGTCATTCCTGCCGCGTTGCGGCGTTGGCGTAAAAATCCCTATGGGGCGTTGAGAACTGGTGAATGGGCGAGTTTTGGTGAAAAGCTTAAGTCAGATTATGACGTTGTTATAGATGCCCAAGGTTTGTTGAAAAGCGCCTTGATAGCCAAAAAAGTTGGTGCGGAAATCGTCGGATACGACCGCACGTCCGTGAGAGAGCCTCTTTCCAGTGTTTTCTATCACCGACGCTATTCAGTCGCCAAGCAAATGCATGCAGTGGAGAGGACGCGCGAATTATTCGCGCAGGGGCTCGGTTATGCGAAAAGAGGTGAGCCAGAGTATGGGCTCAAGATAAACGCTGCTGAATCTGAAGATACGGGGCCGACGATTATGTTTCTTCACGGTACGACATGGCGCACCAAGCACTGGCCTGAAACTTTTTGGATTGATCTGGCTCGACGGTGCCGGGAGGCCGGCTTTAATGTGTGGGCGGCATGGGGGAATGAAGAAGAAAAAGCGCGGGCGGAACGCTTGGAGGCTTCCACAGGCGTACGGGTATTGCCTCGAATGCCGTTAAAAGGGATCGCGGAGCACATCGCCAAGGCTCAAGTCATAGTCACCGTGGATACAGGGTTGGGCCATTTGGCGGCTGCGCTTGCTAAACCAACAATCGCTTTGTATGGACCAACTAATCCCTCTCTCACTGGAATATACGGCGCGCAACAAACCTCTCTTGGCTCAAGCTACCATTGTGCGCCTTGTATGCAAAAGCACTGCCGCTATGAGGTTTTGGGCGACAAATTTGACCATCCTCCATGCTGGAATGAGCTCTCTCCCGAAGTGATTTGGGAAAGGGTTATGAAGCTTGTTGATAGAGAGCGAATAACGTGA